One window of the Gemmatimonadota bacterium genome contains the following:
- a CDS encoding phytanoyl-CoA dioxygenase family protein, whose protein sequence is MQMTKAQKQQFFEEGYVLVRGAVPKLMADQARKAINRHMRYRVMQQGQNPGLSNEPVITDLFNRSPLWGLCESVVGEGQLIPPQGGNVKLNFPDAEERPLTRGHLDLGGKLKDGLLSRGMTLLVVILVHDVPRPFMGNFCFWPGSHRAYEAAFQKDPNYVETAKANRRIPDIDLPHGPIQFMGEAGDAVICHHQMYHNGGPNHSPDIRYAVIFRPRHVNSRENSTDAMADIWREFEGLNDLKEEAMAV, encoded by the coding sequence ATGCAGATGACCAAAGCTCAAAAGCAGCAGTTTTTCGAAGAGGGATATGTGCTTGTGCGAGGTGCTGTGCCAAAGTTGATGGCCGATCAAGCGCGCAAGGCTATTAATCGGCATATGCGTTATCGCGTGATGCAACAGGGACAAAATCCGGGGTTGAGCAATGAGCCGGTGATTACAGATTTGTTTAATAGATCGCCGCTTTGGGGTCTGTGCGAGTCAGTTGTGGGAGAGGGGCAGTTGATTCCGCCGCAGGGAGGCAATGTGAAGCTCAATTTTCCCGATGCAGAGGAGCGTCCGCTGACGCGAGGGCATCTGGATTTGGGTGGGAAGCTGAAGGATGGGTTGCTGAGTCGCGGTATGACGCTGCTGGTTGTGATTCTGGTTCACGATGTTCCGCGACCATTTATGGGCAATTTCTGTTTTTGGCCGGGGTCTCATCGCGCTTATGAGGCGGCGTTTCAAAAAGATCCCAATTATGTGGAGACAGCAAAGGCCAATCGCCGGATTCCCGATATCGATTTGCCGCATGGTCCGATTCAGTTTATGGGCGAAGCGGGCGATGCCGTGATCTGCCATCACCAGATGTATCACAATGGGGGCCCAAATCATTCGCCCGATATCCGTTATGCCGTGATTTTCAGACCCCGACACGTCAACTCGAGAGAAAATAGCACGGATGCTATGGCCGATATCTGGCGCGAGTTTGAAGGGTTGAATGATCTCAAAGAAGAGGCTATGGCGGTTTAG
- a CDS encoding PorV/PorQ family protein, whose amino-acid sequence MNKRILLVLMIGVGLMTGPAFAQSDFGEYGTILPVKGQSSLAFLKIGASPRAVAMGEAFVAMNGGIDASFYNPGALGFVSGGEYALSYTRWLVNSGLYSGALAYKWGGNTFGVSIVSFVPEEVEETTIFQATGTGRMIQGGDTAIGFIFARQMTDKVSWGVQARWVQEDLVLKTTSTFQFDLGISAYTGYRSLRIAAAARNVGADITVETEQYSPPINFNFGLAGEVYGEQGDPTYLTLAAETIMATDYGQRWNFGGELWISNMLALRGGYKVNYDVEDYSLGAGLKYDFGGRDIRVDLSYSDGGVYFDAPLRLAVSGSF is encoded by the coding sequence ATGAATAAACGAATATTGTTGGTGCTGATGATAGGGGTCGGGCTGATGACAGGACCGGCCTTTGCCCAGTCGGATTTTGGCGAATACGGTACGATTTTGCCGGTGAAGGGGCAGTCGTCGCTGGCATTTCTCAAAATCGGTGCGTCGCCCCGTGCCGTGGCTATGGGCGAAGCCTTTGTCGCGATGAACGGCGGTATTGATGCGTCTTTTTACAATCCCGGTGCGCTGGGATTTGTTTCGGGCGGTGAATACGCGCTGTCCTACACGCGCTGGCTGGTCAATTCGGGATTGTATTCGGGGGCGTTGGCTTATAAATGGGGCGGCAATACGTTTGGCGTTTCAATTGTGAGCTTTGTGCCCGAAGAGGTGGAGGAAACGACGATCTTTCAGGCCACAGGTACCGGGCGCATGATCCAGGGCGGCGATACGGCCATCGGGTTCATATTCGCGCGTCAGATGACCGATAAAGTGTCCTGGGGTGTGCAGGCGCGGTGGGTGCAGGAAGATCTGGTGCTCAAGACGACGAGTACATTTCAGTTTGATCTGGGCATTTCGGCATATACGGGCTATCGCAGTTTGCGTATTGCCGCTGCCGCGCGCAATGTGGGTGCCGATATTACTGTGGAAACCGAGCAGTATTCACCGCCGATCAATTTCAATTTTGGCCTGGCAGGTGAGGTCTATGGCGAACAGGGCGATCCGACGTATTTGACGCTTGCGGCCGAGACCATTATGGCTACTGATTACGGCCAGCGATGGAATTTTGGCGGTGAGCTTTGGATTTCCAATATGCTCGCATTGCGCGGTGGATATAAGGTTAACTACGACGTGGAGGATTACAGTTTGGGCGCTGGCCTGAAGTACGATTTTGGTGGGCGAGATATCCGCGTGGATCTGTCGTATAGCGATGGCGGCGTGTATTTCGATGCGCCGTTGCGCCTGGCTGTTAGTGGGTCGTTTTGA
- a CDS encoding M48 family metallopeptidase — MFNERRKVIRDRVEYWARRLNVSPRHVRVQHMTRKWGSCSTSGIITLAIDLADREEGFQDFVIAHELLHLRVPNHGRLFKALMTVHVPDWKKYNITR, encoded by the coding sequence ATGTTTAATGAACGGCGCAAGGTCATCCGCGACCGCGTCGAATACTGGGCGCGGCGATTAAACGTAAGTCCTCGACATGTTCGCGTTCAACACATGACCCGGAAGTGGGGTTCCTGCTCAACATCCGGGATCATCACACTCGCCATTGATCTGGCTGATCGAGAAGAGGGATTTCAGGACTTCGTCATCGCGCACGAGTTGTTGCACCTCCGTGTTCCCAACCACGGAAGATTATTTAAGGCATTGATGACCGTTCATGTACCTGATTGGAAGAAGTACAACATCACAAGATAG
- a CDS encoding HsdR family type I site-specific deoxyribonuclease, translating to MTDLKITEAGTVQFPMVRHAAEIGWTAISPSDARQKRGDEAEMLFRDELEAKLAEFNPWMSADTIRQIIERIEAIPPTIEGNREMLNWLRGERQWYDESENRQRHVQFIDFEHPANNIFHVTWEWKIKPPSRKGNRADVMFVINGIPVAIVEHKNPKTANAIERGITQLRRYEMETPELMGMAQLFNVTHLLEYWYGVTWNTSRRFMARWKERPDETYRFAVQSFFEPTDFLRTLRDWILFYVEDGETRKTVLRQHQRRAIDRILERCAEPSRRRGLIWHTQGSGKTFTLLTAARLILEHKERFHTPTVVVVVDRRELEGQLKEWVERLLGEMQQQDIAVWRANSRDDLRNLLKTDKRGLILSMIHKFEGIERNANTRDNIYVFIDEAHRSVAKDLGTYLMAAVPNATIIGFTGTPIARTEYGAGTFMIFGADDEQGYLDKYSISESIEDETTLPIRHTMAPSEMTVPTEQLDKEFFELAQAEGVTDVDELNKVLDQAVGLRTFLTADDRIEKIAKYVAEHFVENVVPLGYKAFLVGVNREACAKYKRALDKLLPSDWTAPVYTENTSDIIDRPLVAELQLTEDQEADTRRLFKKAEENPKILIVTDKLLTGYDAPLLYCMYLDKPMRDHVLLQAIARVNRPHVDANGTRKPSGLIVDFVGVLRELRKALRFDSSDVSGVIEDLGMLLDSFLDKIEKAKTDYLTVRENGSADEHLEWIIYGRFLDVESRKAFCEAYKDIEALWEILSPSPDLRDHIGTYKQLANLYSAVRNAYTTSTTPVIDLANKTRALVQDSATQEGLGYLTKTATFDVNTLKTLQNESGLHEAKVFNLVRGLRQEVEQESEMASVLLPLKERAERILDDLENRKITALAAMDQLDALAKEKEEAIEAAQNSGLSPRAFGIHLALKNDPNIEAVGISTLNVAQEVETLLNRFPNAAVNADEQRRLRAALYLPLLKLDKDERSRAVDRVLSILLDTDTDV from the coding sequence ATGACCGACCTAAAAATCACAGAGGCTGGCACTGTCCAGTTCCCCATGGTTCGCCACGCAGCCGAGATCGGTTGGACCGCGATCTCGCCCAGTGATGCCAGACAGAAGCGCGGCGATGAAGCGGAGATGCTATTTCGTGACGAACTCGAAGCAAAGCTCGCCGAGTTCAATCCGTGGATGTCTGCTGACACCATCCGTCAGATCATTGAGCGGATAGAGGCGATTCCACCGACGATTGAGGGAAATCGCGAGATGCTCAATTGGCTACGCGGTGAGCGGCAATGGTATGATGAGTCTGAAAACCGACAACGGCATGTCCAGTTCATCGATTTTGAGCATCCAGCCAACAATATTTTTCACGTCACATGGGAATGGAAGATCAAACCTCCATCCCGTAAGGGCAACCGGGCAGACGTAATGTTTGTCATCAACGGCATACCAGTGGCCATTGTCGAACACAAGAACCCGAAGACCGCCAATGCCATTGAACGGGGTATCACCCAACTGCGACGCTATGAAATGGAGACGCCTGAGTTGATGGGAATGGCGCAACTCTTCAACGTCACGCATCTCCTCGAATACTGGTACGGTGTCACCTGGAACACCTCGCGTCGCTTCATGGCTCGCTGGAAGGAACGCCCTGATGAGACCTATCGCTTCGCTGTACAGTCCTTCTTTGAGCCAACAGATTTTCTACGCACGCTACGCGACTGGATACTTTTCTATGTAGAAGATGGCGAGACTCGAAAGACTGTACTGCGCCAGCATCAACGCCGCGCAATCGACCGCATTCTCGAACGCTGTGCCGAACCATCCAGGCGTCGCGGGTTGATATGGCATACCCAGGGATCCGGCAAAACCTTTACACTACTCACCGCCGCACGCCTGATTCTGGAACACAAGGAACGGTTCCACACGCCAACCGTGGTGGTAGTCGTAGATCGCAGAGAACTCGAAGGACAACTCAAGGAATGGGTTGAACGCCTGCTCGGTGAAATGCAACAACAGGACATCGCGGTATGGCGTGCAAACTCCAGAGACGACCTCCGAAACCTGCTCAAAACCGACAAACGCGGCTTGATCCTGTCCATGATCCACAAATTTGAGGGCATTGAGCGGAATGCCAACACCCGCGACAACATCTATGTTTTCATAGACGAGGCACACCGCTCAGTCGCCAAAGACCTCGGCACGTATCTGATGGCGGCGGTACCAAATGCCACTATCATCGGTTTTACCGGTACACCGATAGCCAGGACAGAGTATGGGGCAGGTACCTTCATGATCTTCGGTGCCGATGACGAGCAAGGCTATCTCGATAAGTATTCGATCAGTGAGTCTATTGAAGACGAAACAACGCTACCGATCCGCCATACCATGGCACCAAGTGAAATGACTGTGCCAACTGAGCAACTCGACAAGGAATTCTTTGAACTTGCTCAAGCCGAAGGCGTTACCGATGTCGATGAACTCAATAAGGTCCTCGACCAGGCCGTGGGCTTACGCACCTTCCTGACCGCCGATGACCGCATCGAGAAGATCGCCAAATACGTAGCTGAGCACTTTGTGGAAAACGTAGTTCCACTCGGCTACAAAGCATTTCTCGTGGGCGTGAACCGCGAAGCCTGCGCCAAATACAAACGCGCACTCGACAAACTCCTGCCATCCGACTGGACGGCACCTGTTTATACAGAGAATACTTCCGATATCATCGACCGCCCACTCGTTGCGGAACTTCAACTCACTGAGGATCAAGAGGCGGACACGCGCCGCCTGTTCAAGAAGGCGGAAGAGAACCCAAAGATTCTCATTGTGACCGACAAGTTACTGACAGGCTACGACGCACCCCTTCTCTATTGCATGTATCTCGACAAGCCAATGCGCGATCACGTCCTCTTACAGGCTATCGCACGCGTGAACCGCCCGCATGTAGATGCAAACGGCACCCGCAAACCCAGTGGCCTCATTGTCGATTTCGTCGGCGTACTCCGCGAACTGAGAAAAGCATTGCGATTCGACTCATCCGACGTCAGCGGTGTGATTGAGGATCTCGGTATGCTGTTGGATAGCTTTCTGGACAAGATCGAAAAGGCGAAAACGGACTACCTCACTGTCCGGGAAAATGGCAGCGCAGACGAGCATCTCGAATGGATTATCTATGGACGTTTCTTAGACGTAGAGTCGCGCAAAGCATTCTGCGAAGCATACAAGGATATTGAGGCACTCTGGGAGATTTTGTCACCTTCGCCAGACCTGCGCGACCACATCGGCACCTATAAGCAACTCGCTAATCTTTATTCAGCCGTACGCAATGCCTATACTACCAGCACTACCCCCGTGATAGACTTAGCCAACAAGACACGCGCCCTGGTCCAGGACAGCGCTACCCAGGAAGGTCTCGGCTACCTGACAAAGACAGCGACATTCGACGTAAACACGCTCAAAACACTCCAAAACGAATCTGGCTTACACGAAGCCAAAGTGTTCAACCTCGTGCGCGGCTTGCGGCAAGAAGTCGAACAGGAATCGGAAATGGCGTCTGTTCTGCTACCTTTGAAAGAACGCGCTGAACGCATTTTGGATGATTTGGAAAATCGCAAAATAACCGCACTCGCGGCGATGGATCAGTTAGATGCCCTTGCAAAAGAAAAAGAGGAAGCTATCGAGGCCGCGCAGAACAGCGGACTTTCGCCGCGTGCATTCGGTATTCATTTGGCACTAAAGAACGATCCGAATATAGAGGCTGTCGGCATATCGACATTGAACGTGGCACAGGAAGTGGAAACGCTTCTCAACCGTTTTCCCAACGCGGCTGTCAACGCCGACGAACAACGGCGACTACGTGCGGCTCTCTATCTCCCGCTACTAAAACTGGACAAAGACGAGCGCAGCCGCGCTGTAGATCGCGTCCTTTCGATTCTTCTGGACACAGACACCGATGTTTAA
- a CDS encoding TonB-dependent receptor, which produces MKRLILGFILLLLMDTSAMATTAGKITGVITDAATGESLPGANVALEGTRKGATTDAEGRYLILAVDPGMYTLTATMVGYGTEKKEAVQVIVDYTSTVNFALKEASLELAELVVVAERPPVEPDKTTSKYVVSSADIQAVPQVRSTSQLIALQPGMALDGTNRIRGSTTRSQTGTQVGYYIDGIEVDRSLLTGVNTTAIQELSVLTGGMNAEFGNAGAGIVSLVTREGRGDFSGRVEYKFTPSGKKHWGRDVYESPGFEDNVQWDNPDWVNETYMDPGPDRVLGTSDDVERMAHERIDYTDKIGHRLEGTLGGPLTPDFSYFASVSYARNPARFPAAEQVSDDPPRMQGTLTYRPSANIKVKALGMYQRSDQFQGSTRNNAQNIFFPEDFSASGTYTLSRQLQVLTLTHTLGENTYYDLRFFYNKYDRDAFDVPDATEAVRKDKAGFFNLPTLLREYTEEEDIKYGIKYDFVSQVNRSHLIQTGLVLTQRSYHRTREDFDNTKSRFLEFVADGFELGKNVKPWTLNLYVQDKIEYGGLVANLGLRWDYYNFGRNGSMGEALGKSPMYSTFTRARYEMDHLDSSTPTMTALSPRVGLSHPITDRLAAHYFIGRSNVFPVLLETHRRQFSSEAPDNDLNGNGMIDETEKWNAMEVHTTARQPSDGMKPQRTTSMEMGVDWNFVADYTASITAHYRRDEGLYASNNISYWVDPLSGQSAQVNAIRNTYWQTARGLELSLKKTFSNNFQFNLSYNAEWVRDPGGIHYGKHSANWYVLPDADFINAGHYWTDWEVQPDGSERPVPLTSEQVADISAKAEANIVSWTEQAGAQGPGAGPWQPPIKTNENGIWTASNGQVFSAEPTSGQRRNQLSLQLYYATPMAYGPKMGAVNPFGGLRVSMIYRIFSGAPFEYVPPVGPREFRTGTPVMKTDLYAAKDFRAIGNLRPTLFVEVSNLFNEKSTESRNSDFTYIQYGLRLPPPDDTEYLLYGDPNEATRYRYQPREVEIGLEIQF; this is translated from the coding sequence ATGAAGCGGTTAATATTGGGATTTATTTTGTTGTTGCTGATGGATACATCGGCCATGGCGACAACAGCGGGTAAAATCACGGGTGTCATCACAGATGCCGCTACAGGTGAGTCCTTGCCGGGCGCGAATGTGGCGCTCGAAGGGACCCGCAAAGGAGCTACTACCGATGCCGAAGGCCGCTATTTGATTCTGGCTGTAGATCCCGGCATGTACACCCTTACGGCGACGATGGTGGGCTATGGCACAGAGAAGAAAGAAGCGGTGCAGGTGATTGTGGATTATACATCTACAGTAAATTTTGCACTGAAAGAAGCCAGTCTCGAATTGGCCGAGTTGGTTGTTGTTGCGGAGCGTCCGCCTGTGGAGCCAGATAAAACCACGAGCAAATACGTGGTTTCTTCGGCAGATATTCAGGCTGTGCCGCAGGTGAGATCAACATCGCAATTAATTGCATTGCAACCGGGTATGGCACTGGATGGCACCAACCGCATTCGCGGAAGTACGACGCGGTCGCAGACGGGTACGCAGGTGGGCTATTATATCGATGGGATTGAGGTCGATCGGAGCTTGCTCACAGGCGTGAATACCACGGCTATTCAGGAGTTGAGTGTGCTGACCGGTGGTATGAATGCGGAATTTGGCAATGCGGGTGCTGGTATTGTGAGTCTGGTGACAAGAGAGGGCCGGGGCGATTTCTCGGGTCGGGTGGAGTATAAGTTCACGCCTTCGGGGAAAAAACACTGGGGCAGAGACGTTTATGAAAGCCCCGGGTTTGAAGACAATGTGCAGTGGGACAATCCCGATTGGGTGAATGAAACATATATGGATCCGGGACCGGACCGCGTCCTGGGGACATCTGACGATGTCGAGCGCATGGCGCACGAGCGCATCGATTATACGGACAAGATCGGGCACCGCTTAGAGGGTACGCTGGGTGGGCCGCTCACACCCGATTTTTCGTATTTTGCCAGTGTGAGTTATGCCCGCAACCCGGCCAGGTTCCCGGCGGCTGAACAGGTGTCGGACGATCCGCCGCGCATGCAGGGAACGTTGACGTATCGGCCCAGCGCAAATATCAAGGTTAAAGCTCTGGGGATGTATCAACGCTCGGATCAGTTTCAGGGATCGACGCGTAATAATGCACAAAATATTTTTTTTCCAGAAGATTTTTCAGCTTCGGGCACTTATACATTGTCGCGGCAACTCCAGGTGTTGACGCTGACGCATACATTGGGCGAAAATACGTATTACGATCTGAGATTTTTCTACAACAAATACGATCGCGATGCGTTCGATGTGCCGGATGCCACCGAAGCCGTGCGCAAAGATAAGGCGGGTTTTTTCAATTTGCCCACGCTGTTGCGCGAATACACCGAAGAGGAAGATATAAAATACGGCATCAAGTACGATTTTGTGAGCCAGGTCAACAGGTCGCACTTGATTCAGACGGGATTGGTGCTCACGCAGCGGTCGTATCACCGCACGCGAGAAGATTTTGACAATACCAAGAGCCGCTTTCTCGAGTTTGTGGCCGATGGTTTTGAACTGGGCAAAAATGTGAAGCCGTGGACGCTGAACCTGTATGTTCAGGACAAGATTGAGTATGGGGGCCTGGTGGCCAACCTGGGTTTGCGCTGGGATTATTACAATTTTGGGCGCAATGGCTCGATGGGAGAGGCACTGGGCAAATCGCCGATGTACAGCACGTTTACGCGGGCGCGGTATGAAATGGATCATCTCGATAGTTCCACGCCAACGATGACGGCATTGAGTCCGCGTGTGGGTCTGTCACATCCGATTACAGACCGCCTGGCAGCGCACTATTTTATCGGTCGATCGAATGTCTTTCCCGTGCTTCTCGAAACCCATCGCAGGCAGTTCTCGAGTGAGGCTCCAGACAATGATCTCAACGGCAATGGCATGATCGATGAGACCGAAAAGTGGAATGCTATGGAAGTGCATACCACGGCGCGGCAGCCATCCGATGGCATGAAACCCCAGCGCACGACGAGTATGGAAATGGGGGTGGACTGGAATTTTGTGGCCGATTATACGGCGAGTATTACGGCGCACTATCGGCGCGACGAGGGGTTGTACGCCAGCAACAATATTTCTTATTGGGTAGATCCGCTCAGCGGTCAGTCTGCTCAGGTCAATGCCATACGCAATACCTATTGGCAAACAGCGCGCGGCCTCGAATTGTCGCTGAAGAAGACGTTTAGCAATAATTTCCAGTTTAATTTGTCCTACAATGCCGAATGGGTGCGCGATCCGGGCGGTATTCACTACGGCAAGCACTCTGCGAACTGGTATGTGCTTCCCGATGCTGATTTTATTAATGCCGGGCACTACTGGACCGATTGGGAAGTGCAACCCGATGGTTCGGAAAGACCCGTGCCACTCACGTCTGAGCAAGTGGCTGACATCAGCGCGAAAGCCGAGGCAAATATCGTGTCGTGGACCGAGCAGGCCGGAGCACAGGGACCGGGTGCTGGTCCGTGGCAGCCGCCTATTAAAACCAATGAGAACGGTATCTGGACAGCTTCAAATGGGCAGGTTTTTTCTGCTGAGCCTACCAGTGGACAGCGCAGGAATCAGTTGTCGCTTCAGTTGTATTATGCCACGCCGATGGCTTATGGTCCCAAAATGGGTGCGGTCAATCCATTTGGGGGGCTGCGCGTGAGCATGATCTACCGCATTTTCAGCGGCGCGCCGTTTGAATATGTTCCCCCGGTTGGTCCGCGGGAATTTCGCACCGGGACACCGGTGATGAAGACAGATCTGTACGCGGCCAAAGATTTTCGCGCCATTGGCAATTTGCGCCCCACGTTATTTGTGGAAGTGAGCAATTTGTTCAATGAAAAGAGTACGGAGAGCCGAAATTCTGATTTCACGTATATACAGTACGGGCTGCGGCTGCCGCCGCCAGATGATACCGAGTATTTGCTTTATGGCGATCCGAATGAAGCCACGCGTTACAGGTATCAGCCGCGCGAAGTGGAAATCGGTCTGGAAATTCAGTTTTAA
- a CDS encoding zinc-binding dehydrogenase: MKAAHVVAHRQIEMFEADEPNIEDFPGGSIKVKAHMTAICGSDSPKFVLKYPDAVYPMNIGTSIHECIGTVVASSSDRFQPGDFVQARPTAGIGGLAEYYISSERVGVHLADYKPLDELLMSQPLGTVIWACRKLGNILNWDAVVVGQGPMGLLMTHLLSNLGAKTVVAVDTVDFRLEAAKKMRATHVVNSDREDVVGVVRDITDGRMADLVVEIVGHNQDTVNLCLNLTKRLGTVLAFGVPDDDVYAFNYREFFSKNVTLVGSVGPDSLNDYPLAMDMITQGRIDVSPIITHHLPFTEVQKGFELFIDHRDEAIKVVLDYE, encoded by the coding sequence GTGAAAGCAGCACACGTTGTCGCTCATCGGCAGATTGAGATGTTTGAGGCCGATGAGCCGAATATTGAGGATTTTCCAGGGGGATCGATAAAGGTTAAGGCGCATATGACCGCGATTTGTGGGTCGGATTCGCCAAAGTTTGTATTGAAATATCCGGACGCGGTGTATCCGATGAATATCGGGACTTCGATTCACGAGTGTATTGGCACGGTGGTTGCGTCGTCGTCGGATCGGTTTCAACCCGGGGATTTTGTGCAGGCGCGGCCCACGGCGGGTATTGGTGGGCTGGCTGAGTATTATATTTCGAGTGAAAGAGTGGGGGTGCATCTCGCGGATTATAAACCGCTGGATGAATTGTTGATGTCACAGCCTCTGGGGACAGTGATTTGGGCGTGTCGCAAATTGGGTAATATTCTCAATTGGGATGCCGTGGTGGTGGGGCAGGGGCCAATGGGTTTGTTGATGACGCACTTGCTGAGCAATTTGGGGGCGAAGACTGTTGTGGCTGTGGATACGGTCGATTTTCGTCTCGAGGCAGCCAAAAAGATGCGGGCGACCCATGTGGTGAATTCCGATAGGGAAGATGTGGTGGGTGTTGTGAGAGATATTACGGATGGGCGCATGGCCGATCTGGTGGTGGAGATTGTGGGGCACAATCAGGATACGGTCAATTTGTGTCTGAATTTAACCAAACGTCTGGGTACGGTCCTAGCGTTTGGCGTGCCCGATGACGATGTGTATGCGTTTAATTATCGCGAATTTTTCAGTAAGAATGTGACGTTGGTCGGCTCTGTGGGGCCAGATTCGCTGAATGATTATCCCCTGGCTATGGATATGATCACACAGGGACGCATTGATGTCTCGCCGATTATTACACACCATTTGCCGTTTACAGAGGTGCAAAAGGGGTTTGAATTGTTTATCGATCATCGCGACGAGGCGATTAAGGTTGTGCTGGATTATGAATAG